ACGGCGGAACGATCCACATGCCGATCTGCATGGCCAGCATCGCCGGGTCGCGCCGATCGGAGCTGCGCCAATGGCGAAACAACGCAATCACACCCGGCCCGGCGCACCAGAGCGAAGTCTGCCGCACCCCCACCGCCGCCGCGGTGAAGAGCCCACCCATCAACGAGGGCCGCAAGCCGCACGTGCAGCAGAAGGACATTGCCAGAGCGAGTGCCCCCAGCGCGAATCCCGGCGTGTCGGTGGTCATCCAGATCGCCGAGCCCAGCAGATAGTTGGAGAGCATCAACGGCGCGATGCAGAGCACACCGCGCAGGGGCCCGACCCAATATTGCGTCACCTGCCAGCAGATCAGGAAGGCCAGCAGCGCGAAGGTGCTCCCCACCACTCGCAGCTGCGTGAAGGTGCACTGCGTGAAGTGCTCCACGCCCGCGAGAGACCAGTGGAAGCCCGGGGCCGTCGCGGAAAAGGAATCGGCCATCTCGAATGCGGGAAATGTCTTGGCGATCCGCTGGATCTCGATCCAGTGAAAACTGGTGAGGTCGTAGGCCATGATCGTGCCGCCGCGCCCGGTAAGAATTGCCGGCAGCGTCAGGACAAAGAAGAGCACCGTCAGTGTGCTCCAACCGACGACATTGTTTCGGTTCTGCTGCATGTCGCTTGTCAATCGTAAGCCCGCGCAGGAAATCCGGAGCCCGATTAGCGCACCAGCATCTCCCCAAGGATGCGTTCGACGGGCGGGTAGTAGAGCACCAGGAGGGCGCCGACAAAGTAGAGGCCGATCGCCGCCAGCAGCACGCGGTCCTCGGTCAACGTTTCAAGCGGCTTGTCCGACAGGCCGAGATTGGCGCGGCGATAGAAGCGATGGATGCTGATCGCCACGAAGGGCGTGAGCAGCGAGAGCCCCAGCGCGCGGCTGCCATAGAGTCCGTTGGCGTGCTCTGAGAGCGTGTACATGAGGTAGGTCACCAGCACCAGGCCGGCGCTCAGTGCCAGCAGCCAGTTGAGCTCGTCGCGGCTGTCGTAGCCGGCGCGCGACTTCCATTCCACGATCTCCCCCTGCCGGACCGCGTTCTCTGCGGAGGCCTTGTCGCAGAGCCGCTTGGTGAAGCCCAGGAAAAGCGTGAGGAAGAAGACGCAGAGGATCAGCCAGATGGAGATTTTCACCTGGATCGAAGTCGCGCCCACCGCGGCGCGCAGGCAGAAGCCGGTGGCCACGATGGCGACGTCGACGAAGGGCGTCACCTTGAAGCGCACGTTGTAGATCAGTTGCAGCACCACGTAGCTCAGCATGATCATGCCGGTGCTGGTGTTGATCCACCAGCCCAGCAGCGTGCCCGCGATCATCAGCAGCACGCCGACGGTGGTGGCGGTTCCCTCGCCAATCGCGCCGGAGGCGACCGGGCGCGAGCGCTTCACCGGATGCTTGCGGTCCTCGGCGGCATCGTGGGCGTCATTGACGGCGTAGGTTCCGCTGGCGGTCACGCAGAATGCGATGAAGGCCAGCAGCAGCGCGATCAACTTGTCGTGCAGGACTTCATGTGAGGTGTCGCGGCCCTGACCGGAGAACCAGAAGAGCATCGGCAAAAGCACAAAGACATTCTTGACCCAGTCGCCGGGACGGAAGAGGGACACCCAGGGATTCATGCGTCTTGTATCGGTCAAATCCAGATGCTTTCAAGAAATCGTGGAGGTCTTGCGGTCCTCGCCCGCTTCCACGCGCTCGATCTTCAGGGCCAGGCCGGTGTCGCTGCTGACTTCGATCAGGACGCCGGAAACGCGCACCTCGCCGGCGGAGACTTCATACTGGACCGGCAGCGCCGTGGTCATGTGGTGCACCACGCGGCTCGCGTCGCGGCCGATCACGCCATCGCAGGGGCCGCACATGCCCACGTCGGTGATGAAGGCGGTGCCGCCCGAAAGAATTCGCGCGTCGGCGGTGGGCACATGCGTGTGAGTTCCGATGACGGCGGCGACGCGGCCATCCAGATGGTGCGCCAAGGCCGCCTTCTCGCTGGTCACTTCCATGTGGGCTTCCACGATCACCAAGGGGCGCTTCTCGGGAAGTTCCTTGAGCACGCGGTCGGCGGCTGCAAATGGATCGTCAGCGGGCAGTGGAAAATAGATGCGGCCCAGCAGCGTGGTCACGAAGACATCGCGCGGCCGCCCCGCCGCTGCGGGAATGCGTACCCAGCGTTTGCCGGGAGCTCGGTCGGAAAGATTCGCGGGCCTGCAGACGCGCACGGCGGGATCCTCCAGCGACGCAGTGATCTTGGGATCGCGATAGACGTGGTCGCCCAGCGTCACGGCGTCCGCCCCCGCGTCCAGCAGGGAAAGCAGCAGATCGGGAGTAATCCCCGAGCCGTTGCGGATGTTTTCTCCGTTGACGATCGCCACATCCACCGCGTGCTTCTCGCGTAACTCCGGCAAATGCTTTTGAATTGCGCCGCGGCCCGGCGCCCCCACCACATCCCCAAGGAAGAGAATTCGCATCGGTCGGGCCATCTGGTTACACTCTACCGCAAGCGCGGGCTCTCCATCGGAGCAGTCCGCAAGATTGAATCCCAACCATGTCCGTCACAGCGTTTCATAACGGTGATCAGGTTCGCCACAACAAGCGGCCCGAATGGGGCATTGGTTCCATTCTGAAAGTGGAGATGCTGACTCGCGAAGGCAAGACCGATCAGCGGCTCTGGATTCGATTTCCCAACATCGGCACCAAGACTCTGCTGGCCAGCGCCGCCGACCTGGAGATCACCAACGAGGTCGCGACCGATGTCGCCCAAAGCATTCACTCCCGACCCACGCTGGCCCAATTTGAATTGAAGCGCGAGGGCGGCTGGCTGGGCGAGATCGGCGGGCAGAAACTCGCGGATGTGATGACGGCGATCACCCCGCAGGCGACCGATCCCTTCCTGAGTCTTCGCAAGCGACTTGAAGTCACGCTGCAGCTCTATCGCTTCGAGTCCACGGGGGCGAGGCTGGTGGATTGGGCCGTGGCCCAGAGCGGTTTCGACGATCCTCTGAGCCGCTTCAACCGACAGGAATTGGAGCAATTTCACACTCGCTGGCGCTTCGAGCTGGACGCGCACCTAGGGCGGCTGCTAACCGAATGTCGCCGCGAACCCGAGGTGCTCAGCGAGGCGCTCGTGAAGGCGCCGCCGATGGCGCAGCGGGCCGTGCAGAAGATCCGCAGCATGCGCTGAAGCCAATTTGATTGCGCGTTCCGCCTGTTCCGCCTGTGCGGGGGTTATCGCCACTATTCGGCGCGAACTCCCATCTCCCGCTTGCCAATCGGCTCCTATTTCAGACCATGGCTGTGGAGGGTGTAGTCCGATGGAAATGAAAGTCAAGGAAGCTCTCGATCAGCTGGACGCCGTGTGCCTGGGCGCCGAGGGAGTTTCGCCGCAGCAAAGAAACCGCGTGCGCGAGACGATCAACGCGCTGCGTATGCTGTGCACCTACCTGGCCTTCGACATCGAGGCCACACGCCGCGAAAACACCGCGTTGCGGTCGCTGATCCAGCAGACCAAGAACAAGAAGCGCAAGCCCAAGCAGTGAAGTGAGCACGTGCCGGCGGAAATTGTGCCATACTGGATGGGCTCAAGCCAGCGTCCCGTGTTGTGACCATTTTCCGAAAGAAGTCCATCGTGCTCCAATTTTCCCGCCTGTCGGCAACGTCATGCGTTCGTTGTTCCATTCTCGCTATCGCCGCACTCGCCTTGTTCGCGCTGCCTCAGGACGCGCTTGCCGTGGGCACTCCCGTGCTTTGCTGGGGCCGCAACACCGAAGGCCAATGCAATGTGCATGATCAGGCGGACACGGATGTCATTCAAGTTGCCAGCGGCGATTTCCACTCGCTGGCGCTCAAGAGCTACGGAGCGGTGCTGGCCTGGGGAGACAACTTTTCGGGCCAAAGCACGGTTCCTGCCGCCGCCAATACGGGTGTCATTCAGATCGCCGCGGGCAGCTATCACTCCATCGCGCTCAAGAGCAACGGCTCCGTCCTGGCCTGGGGCTACAACGCCCAAGGTCAATGCACCATCCCGGCATCCGCCACCTCGGGCGTGACTCAGGTTGCCGGTGGTCAATACCACACGGTGGCGCTCAAGAGCAACGGTTCCGTGCTGTGCTGGGGCTCCAACGATGTCGGTCAATGCACCGTCCCGGGAGCTGCCGCTTCGGGTGTCGTCAAGATTGCATCCGGCGACAGCCACACGATCGCGCTCAAGAGCAACGGATCCGTGCTGTGCTGGGGCGACAACTCCTCTGGCCAATGCGATGTTCCGGCGCTCGCATTTTCGGGAGTCACTCAAATCGAAGGCGGCGCGACTTTCACGGTGGCGCTCAAGAGCAATGGCTCGGTGATTTGCTGGGGCAGCGACTTCTTTGGTGAAGGCACGCCCCCCGCAGCCGCCAGCTCCGGGGTCATCCAGATTGCCGCCGGCGCCTACCACGCGATCGCGCTCAAGAGCGACGGCAATGTGCTTTGCTGGGGCAACAACGCCCAAGGTCAAGGCGATGTCCCGGCCGGCGCCTCCGCCAATGTCGTCCAGATTGCGGGAGGTCGTTTGCATACCGTCGCGCTCCAAAATTTGGCGCCCACAATCGGCGGAGTCCTGCCCGCGGGCGGACCGACCGCTGGCGGAACAAGTGTCACCATCACCGGAATCAACTTTGCCGCGGCCACCAGCGTGACATTCAACGGTGTCGCCGCGACCAGCGTGGTGGCGTTTTCGAGCACGAAGATCACGGCGGTCGTGCCGGCCGGAACCGCGGGGTTTGCGACGCTCACGGTCACCACGCCCCAAGGCGATTTCACGGCTCCCGATGCTTTCAATTATGTGGAGCTGTCATCTTGCCCGGCCGATCTGGATGGTTCGGGCGAAGTCGACGGCGGCGACATCGGATTGGTGCTGCTGGACTTTGGTCCCTGCCCCTGATCACGAATTCGCGATGGACTGACTGAGCGACGGTGTGCACACCCGGTCGTGAAGTCACACGCAAGGCGGTTCCAAGAGGCGCTCTGCGTGGCGCCTCTTTTGCATGCGCTTGGGTCCATTTGTTCATTTGAGGGGTTGGTGCCATACTGCCCCGTCCGCGGGCAGTTTTGAAGCCTCGACCTCTTTGGAGATTGAATCATGAACCCGACGTCCAACTCGATCGCAAAATCGATCGCGCCATTTTTCCTCTTCGTGACCGCGACGATCGCATTGATTGCACTGCCCCAGGCCGCGATGGCCAGTGCCATCTCCGTGCTTTGCTGGGGCGACAATGCCTATGGACAGTGCACCGTCCCGGCCGCAGCCGATGGCACCGTCACGCAAATCGCCGCCGGCGGCTACCACACCATCGCGCTCAAGAGCAATGGATCCGTGCTCTGCTGGGGCCGCAACTCCGAAACCCAGTGCAACGTGCCCGCCACGGCGATCTCGGGAGTCACGCAGGTCGCCGGCGGCCTTTACCACACCGTCGCGCTCAAGGGCGGCGCCGTGCTCTGCTGGGGCAACAACAATTATGGCCAGCTCACAGTTCCCGCCGCCGCCAATTCCGGAGTCACACAGGTTGCCGCGGGCGGCTTCCACACCATCGCGCTCAAGGGCGGCGCCGTGCTCTGCTGGGGCTACAACGCCGACGGCGAATGCAATGTTCCGGCGGCCGCAAACTCCGGCGTGATCCAGATTGCGGGCGGCCTGATCCACACCATCGCGCTCAAGAGCGACGGCTCCGTGCTTTGCTGGGGTGACAACACGTTCGGGCAGCGCACCGTTCCCGCGGCGGCCAATTCGGGAGTCGTCCAGATCGCCGGCACCGGCTACCACTCCATCGCGCTCAAGAGCAACGGCTCGGTGCTTTGCTGGGGCAACAACGGCGATGGCCAGAGCAATGTGCCGACGATCGCCAATTCGGGTGTCGCTCAGATCGCCGGCGGCGGCTACCTCACGATCGCGCTCAAGGGCGATGGAAGCGTGCTCTGCTGGGGAGCCAACAATCTCGGGCAGCGCACCGTACCAACGACCGCGGGCTACGGAATTTCAGGCATCTCCGGCGGCCTGAACCACACCGTCGCGCTGACCGGGCCGCCATCGGTCAAGGGCGTGGTGCCGGCTTCCGGACCGAGCACCGGCGGCACCAGCGTGACGATCACCGGATTCAACCTCGGCACCACGACTGGCGTGAGCGTGGGCGGAGTCGCGGCGAGCAGCATCGTGGTGGTCTCGCCGCTGCAGATCACCGCGACATTCCCGGCGCATGCCGCGGGCCTGACCTCCATCTCGATTACGAATCCCGACGGAGTCTTCGCCTCGCCCAACGTCTTCTTCTACGAGGGGACCTCCACGTGCCCGATGGATCTGGACGACTCAGGCGAGGTCGACGGCGGCGACCTTGGATTGGTGCTGCTGGAATTCGGCCCCTGTCCATAGTGGGAGGCCGCTCGTTGATCGGGCATACTTCCCAGGTCGGTACAAAGTTGCGTTGTTTGGGCGATTGAATCGTGCCATACTGCGCGGCAGTGGACGCTTTGTGCCCGGAACCCCTTCCCGAGAGTTGCACCATGAACCAAGTTTCGATTGCCCTGGTCAAATCCTTCTCCAAAGTGTCTGCCTTCCTTTTGGCGGCACTCGCCTTGCTGGCCTCGCCCCATGCCACGCACGCCGCGAGCGGCTCCGTGATGTGCTGGGGCTACAACAATTCCGGACAAAGCACGGTCCCCGCGGCCGCTCTCTTTGGCGTGACTCAGGTGGCGGGCGGCGGCAGCCACACCATAGCGCTCAAGAGCAATGGCTCCGTGCTGTGCTGGGGCAGCAACGCAAGCGGTCAATGCACCGTCCCCGTTTCAGCCAACTCGGGAGTCATCCAGGTGGCGGCCGGCTTCAATCACTCGATCGCGGTCAAGAGCGATGGGTCCGTGCTGTGCTGGGGCTACAACTCAAATGGCCAATGCACAGTTCCCGTGGCCGCCAGCTCAGGCGTCCTACAAGCCGCCGGTGGAGAGTTCTTCACCCTGGCGCTCAAGAATGATGGCTCCGTCATCGGGTGGGGCAGCAACAGCTGGGGTCAATGCACTGCTCCCGGTTCCGCCAGCTCGGGCGTGGTTCAGATCGCCGCAGGCAAGGAGCATTCGATCGCGCGCAAGAGCGATGGTTCCGTGGTGTGCTGGGGGCAGAATGTGATGGGGCAATGCACGGTTCCCGGATCCGCCAGTTCGGGCGTCATCCAGATCGCGGGCGGCTTCCAGCACACGGTCGCGCTCAAGAGCAACGGATCAGTCCTGTGCTGGGGCGACAATGCATTTGGCCAATGCACCGTCCCGGCTGCTGCGAATTCAGGCGTCATTCAAATTGCCTGTGGCAATGGATACTTCAACGCCGCACTCAAGAGCGACGGTTCCGTGTTGTGCTGGGGCTCTAACTCCGCGGGTCAATGCACCGTGCCGGTTTCGGCGAGCTCCGACATCATTGCCATCGGGGCGGGCCAATTCCACACGATCGCGATCAAGTCGGGCGTTGCGGCGATCACGGGAGTGCAGCCGGCGGCCGGGCCGACGACGGGTGGAACCAGCGTCACGATCAATGGAATCAACATGGCCTACACGACGAGCGTGAGCGTGAATGGAGTGCCCGCGACCAGCCTGGTGGTCGTCTCTCCGACGCAGATCACCGCGGTCGTACCCGCAGGAACCGCGGGGCTGGCAACCGTCACGCTCACGACGGGCGACGGCGTCTTCCCATTGTCGAACGCGTTTTATTACGAGGAGTCGAACTCATGTCCGGCGGATCTGGACGGCTCGGGCGAAGTCGACGGCGGCGATGTCGGGTTGCTGCTGCTGGACTTCGGCGATTGTCCGTAGCGAGGTGCCGCTCGCTTGTGATCACTAGCGAGCGATCGCTGGAGTTTGCAAATTGAAAGTGGGCGCTACAGGACTCGAACCTGTGACCCTCGCTGTGTAAAAGCGACGCTCTAGCCAACTGAGCTAAGCGCCCGAAATCCTTGCAGGATTCTGGGGAATTGCCCTCCGTGCAAGGAGGACAATTCAAGAAGCCAATCCGAACGAGGTGGACGGGAATCGAACCCGCAACCACCGGCGTGACAAGCCGGTACTCTAACCAATTGAGCTACCACCCCAATCGCACATCGCGAATTGAAGAGTGTAGCGAACTCTCAAAAGCGGTCAACGAGCGGCACGGTGGACGATCCACGCTGCAATTTCCCTGATAAATCCGCTGCGCCGCCGCTCACGTGTCGAACCAATCCCCGCCGATTCCGCCATCCGCCTGCAGCGGAATGTCCAGGTGCATCGCCCCCTCCATCACCTGCTTCATGCGCTTCAGGACCGCCTCGGCCTGCTCCTTGGGGCACTCCACCAGTAGTTCGTCGTGGATCTGCAGGATGAGTTTCGCCTTGGGAAATTCCTTTTTCAGCACCTCGTGCAGCCGCACCATGGCGATCTTGATCAGGTCGGCGGCGCTGCCCTGCACCACCGTGTTGATCGCCATGCGCTCCCCCAGCGAGCGCTCGTTGGGATTCTTGGAGTGCACCTGCGGAATCGGCCGCCGCCGCCCCAGCATGGTCTGCACGTACCCATGCTCCTTGGCCTGCTCCACGCAGCGGCGCAGGAAGGACTCGATGCCGCGGAAGCGCTTCTTGTAGTCCTCGATCACGCCGCGGGCGTGCTCGTAGTCGCTCTTCTCGCCCAGCCGCCGGGCCAGCCCGTAGGGCGTGATGCCGTAGACGATGCCGAAGTTGACCATCTTCGCGGCGGAGCGCTGCTCGTCGTTGACCTGCTCGATAGGCACTCGGAAAGTCTCCGCGGCGACCGCCTTGTGGATGTCCTTGCCCTCGCGGAAGGCCTGCATCAGAGCCTCGTCCTGGGACATGTGGGCCAGAATCCGCAGCTCGATCTGCGAATAATCCGCGCTGACCAGCGCGTGGCCGGGCTCCGCCTGGAAGGCCTTGCGGATCTCGCGGCCATCCTCGCTGCGGATCGGAATGTTCTGCAGGTTCGGATCGCTGCTGGAGAGCCGACCCGTGGCCGTGCCCGCCTGATGGAAGCTGGCGTGCACGCGGCCGTCGGCCGGATCGATCGCGTCTCGCAAGGCCACCAGATACGTGTTCACCAGCTTGGTCAACTGGCGGTACTCCAGCACCAGCTCCGGCACCCGGGTCTTGACCTTCGGGTCGTTGGCCAGCCGCTCCAGGACTTCCACGTCGGTGCTGGCGCCGGTCTGGGTCTTCTTCACCACATGCAGGCCCAGGCCGGGCAGTTCGCCCTGGGCCGGTGAAAATAAAATGTCCGCCAGTTGCCTGGGCGAGTCCAGGTTGAAGGGGCGCGGGCTGAGCGCCATCACCTGCTCGCGCAGCGAGTTCGATCGCTGCTCCAGGCGCACGCGCTGCCGGTCCAATTCCTCGGCGCTGACGTGAATCCCGTTCTGCTCCATGCACGCCAGCACATGCACCAGCGGCAGCTCGGTCTCCTCAAGCAGTTTTTCAAGATGCATCGCCTTGATCAGCGGCGCGAAGAGCTGGTGCAGCCGCAGCGAGATGTCCGCATCTTCCGCGGCGTACTCGGTGGCCAGCGGCAGCGGCACCTGGTCGAAGGTGCGCTGGGTTTTCCCGCTGCCGATCAGCGACGAGATGGCGATGTTGCGATGTCCCAGCAGCATCTCCGCCAGCGCGTCCATGCCGTGGCTCATGCGGCTGGAGTCCAGCAGATGACTGGAGATCAGCGTGTCGTCGCGCAGACCGGCCAGTTCGACGCCATGCCTCTTCAACACCATGATGTCGAACTTGGCGTTGTGCCCCGTCTTGGGAATGCTCGCGTCCTCCAGCAGCGGCTTGAGGATCGGCAGCACCTGCTTCCAGTGCATGTGCTCGTCGGGCTGCGGACTGCGCAGCGGGATGTAGACGCCGCTCTTGGGCGCGATCGAGAGGGAGACGCCGACCAGCCCCGCCCGCGAGGGATGAATCGAGTCGGTCTCGGTGTCGAAGGCCAGCATCACTTTCTTCTTGCGGCGAACCTCTTCGATGAATGACTTCAGTTCCTCCGCGTTCGAGATCATCTGATAGGAGCCGTCGCGCGTCGCAAGCGGATCGATCGCATAGGTTTGCGACGTCGTCTCGCCGCCGGATCCAACCGCGTCAAAGAGACTCGGCCCGCCGTCATCAGCCTTTTTCTTTTTGGCAGGCTTCTCCTGCGGCGTGGTCGGCGCCGCGGGCGCCGGCGCAGGAACAGGTGCCCCACCAAGCAGCGCGTCCAGATCCGTTTGATGGCGGTGAAATCCGAGCTGCCGCATCAACTCCGCGACCTGCGGGCGATTGCCCTCGTTCAATTTCAGCGGCGGCTCTTCAATGCCCGCCGGAACCGCGCAATCATCCTTGAGCGTGATCAGCTTGCGGCCAAGCTTGAATTTCGCCTTGGCCTCCTCGATCGCCTCGCGCCGTTTAGGCGTGAGCTCGTCGAGATGATCCAGCACGCCCTGCAGCGATCCGTACTGCGTGATCAACGACACCGCCGTCTTGGGACCGATGCCCTTGGCGCCGGGGACATTGTCGGTGGGATCCCCCATCAGCGTCAGCATGTCGATCACCTGCTCGGGCCGGATGCCCTTGGTCTCCCACAGCGCGTCGGCGGTGAGCACATTTCCGTTGGAGGCGTCGAAGAGCGCGGTCTTTTCGTCCAGGATCTGGCCGAGATCCTTGTCGCGGCTGGCGATGCGGATCTCCCACTCCGGATGCGCCTTGCGGACGCGCTTGACCAGCGTGGCGATGGAGTCATCGGCCTCGACCTCGGGCACCGCGACCACCGGAATCCCCAGCAATTTGCAGAGCTCCAGGCAGCGCTCCACCTGCGGGCGGAAATCATCGGGCGGCGCATCCCGGTTGGCCTTGTACTCCGGGTCGATCTGCGAGCGGAAGGTGCCGCGGTCCCCCGCCGCGTCGATCACAAGGATCAGCCGCTCGGGCTTCTGCTCGCGCAGCAATTTCAGCAGCACGCCCACGAACCCGAAGACCATGTGGGTGGATTCGTTGGTGATCGGACTGGTCATGCCCGAGCGGATGGCGTGGTACGCGCGGTAAAATTGCGCGTGACCGTCGATGATCCAGAGGCTGGCCACGGCTAGGTCCGGGCCGCGGCCCGCGCATGCAATTGCGTGAGGATCGCCCGCTCCTGGGGAGAAAGCACGGTCTGCCGCCGCGCCATCACGACCTCCGCCACCGCCAGGAACTTGTCGAGCTGGTAGACGCTTTCGCCCGCGTCGGTCCGCCAGGTGAAGCGCTCGGTGTAGAGCGCGGGCGGAGTGCTCGAGGCGATCATGGCCCCAGTGCCCAGCACGCAGCCGGTCATGATGCGCGTGCCGATGGCGCACTTCACGTGGTCGCCGATGACGCAGCCCATGAAGGTGCGGCCGGTCTTCTCGCGTCCCGCGCCCGCCTCCAGCTGCATGGAGACCTCGCCATAGGTGTTGAGCAGGTTGGAGTTCAGCGTGCCCGCACCCAGGTTCACCCACGAGCCGACGATCGAATCGCCCAAGTGCCCGTCGTGGGTCTTGTTGCTGTTGCCCTGCATGATCAGCGAACCGACCTCGCCGCCCACCTTGCAGCGCGGGCCGATGACGCTGCGTGCCTTCACCACGGCGTGCGGGGCGATGTGCGAGCCCTCGCCGATCGACGCGGGTCCGATGATGACCGCGTGGGGGCCGATGTGCGTATTTGGACCGATCACAATCGGCCCGCCGCGGGCGTCCAGCACCACGAACTTGCCGATCTCCGCGCTGGCGTGGATGGTGACATCGCCGGTGATCGCCGCGATCTTCGCCGGCTTCTCGGCAAGTTCCTTGGCCTGCTTCCACGCGGTGTGGACCGCCTTGGCGTCGGCGGCCATGCGCCGGTCGAAGCCATCGCTCTCGAGCAGATCCCAGGGCCGGTGCAGAATGGAGAGGTCGATCCGCGGCGTGGTCTTGAGCGCCACGTCAAAGCCGCGCCCCGCCACGACATGCTCCGCGGTGGCCCGCGTCACATGCGCCGCCACGATGCCGCCGTCGACCGAATCGATCATGGCGTGGCCGACGGCGAGGGAATTGAGCCCGCTGGGCAGCTCCATCAAGCGGCCGGTCAGGAACATCATGCTTTCGCCGTCGGGAAGCGCGTTCACCGGCAGGCCGCTTCGCTTCTCCAGGGGAACCGACCATTCCTTCGGCGCGGTCAGGGCCTGAACGCCGAGCCGCTCGAAGTTGCAGCGGATGCCCGACCGCACTTCCGCCGCGACGCGCAGATCCAGCATCGGTCCAAACTTGCCGACGTCGTCATGGAACGCGATCCGTGGAGGGGCCATGCCCCAAATGTAGCTTTCAGCCGGCGATCCTGCGTCTGGTCCGCAGCAACGACGCCAGCCCGATCATCGCAGCGCCCGGCGCCGGCACGCTTTGCGGCGCGACGGGTGAACCAAAGACCCATCCGTCGAAACCGCCATCAAGCAGCTGGTGATCCGCAGCGCCGACAAAGGCCTGCTCCCAGGAGCCGGAGTCCTTGACCCAGTAGTGCCAGAAATTCTCGATCGGCCAAAGGTCGCCTTGTCCGTAGTCGGTGTCGCTTCCCACGCTCACGCCGGCCAGGAAAATTCCAAACGGATAGGCGTCGAACTGCAGCGACACCGTGGAGAGCGCCGCGTCGATGTCGGTCATCGCGTTCCAGCTGGTGTAGCTGC
This portion of the Planctomycetota bacterium genome encodes:
- a CDS encoding UbiA prenyltransferase family protein, which gives rise to MNPWVSLFRPGDWVKNVFVLLPMLFWFSGQGRDTSHEVLHDKLIALLLAFIAFCVTASGTYAVNDAHDAAEDRKHPVKRSRPVASGAIGEGTATTVGVLLMIAGTLLGWWINTSTGMIMLSYVVLQLIYNVRFKVTPFVDVAIVATGFCLRAAVGATSIQVKISIWLILCVFFLTLFLGFTKRLCDKASAENAVRQGEIVEWKSRAGYDSRDELNWLLALSAGLVLVTYLMYTLSEHANGLYGSRALGLSLLTPFVAISIHRFYRRANLGLSDKPLETLTEDRVLLAAIGLYFVGALLVLYYPPVERILGEMLVR
- a CDS encoding YmdB family metallophosphoesterase, translated to MRILFLGDVVGAPGRGAIQKHLPELREKHAVDVAIVNGENIRNGSGITPDLLLSLLDAGADAVTLGDHVYRDPKITASLEDPAVRVCRPANLSDRAPGKRWVRIPAAAGRPRDVFVTTLLGRIYFPLPADDPFAAADRVLKELPEKRPLVIVEAHMEVTSEKAALAHHLDGRVAAVIGTHTHVPTADARILSGGTAFITDVGMCGPCDGVIGRDASRVVHHMTTALPVQYEVSAGEVRVSGVLIEVSSDTGLALKIERVEAGEDRKTSTIS
- a CDS encoding DUF3553 domain-containing protein, which produces MSVTAFHNGDQVRHNKRPEWGIGSILKVEMLTREGKTDQRLWIRFPNIGTKTLLASAADLEITNEVATDVAQSIHSRPTLAQFELKREGGWLGEIGGQKLADVMTAITPQATDPFLSLRKRLEVTLQLYRFESTGARLVDWAVAQSGFDDPLSRFNRQELEQFHTRWRFELDAHLGRLLTECRREPEVLSEALVKAPPMAQRAVQKIRSMR
- a CDS encoding IPT/TIG domain-containing protein, producing MFALPQDALAVGTPVLCWGRNTEGQCNVHDQADTDVIQVASGDFHSLALKSYGAVLAWGDNFSGQSTVPAAANTGVIQIAAGSYHSIALKSNGSVLAWGYNAQGQCTIPASATSGVTQVAGGQYHTVALKSNGSVLCWGSNDVGQCTVPGAAASGVVKIASGDSHTIALKSNGSVLCWGDNSSGQCDVPALAFSGVTQIEGGATFTVALKSNGSVICWGSDFFGEGTPPAAASSGVIQIAAGAYHAIALKSDGNVLCWGNNAQGQGDVPAGASANVVQIAGGRLHTVALQNLAPTIGGVLPAGGPTAGGTSVTITGINFAAATSVTFNGVAATSVVAFSSTKITAVVPAGTAGFATLTVTTPQGDFTAPDAFNYVELSSCPADLDGSGEVDGGDIGLVLLDFGPCP
- a CDS encoding IPT/TIG domain-containing protein translates to MNPTSNSIAKSIAPFFLFVTATIALIALPQAAMASAISVLCWGDNAYGQCTVPAAADGTVTQIAAGGYHTIALKSNGSVLCWGRNSETQCNVPATAISGVTQVAGGLYHTVALKGGAVLCWGNNNYGQLTVPAAANSGVTQVAAGGFHTIALKGGAVLCWGYNADGECNVPAAANSGVIQIAGGLIHTIALKSDGSVLCWGDNTFGQRTVPAAANSGVVQIAGTGYHSIALKSNGSVLCWGNNGDGQSNVPTIANSGVAQIAGGGYLTIALKGDGSVLCWGANNLGQRTVPTTAGYGISGISGGLNHTVALTGPPSVKGVVPASGPSTGGTSVTITGFNLGTTTGVSVGGVAASSIVVVSPLQITATFPAHAAGLTSISITNPDGVFASPNVFFYEGTSTCPMDLDDSGEVDGGDLGLVLLEFGPCP
- a CDS encoding IPT/TIG domain-containing protein, which gives rise to MNQVSIALVKSFSKVSAFLLAALALLASPHATHAASGSVMCWGYNNSGQSTVPAAALFGVTQVAGGGSHTIALKSNGSVLCWGSNASGQCTVPVSANSGVIQVAAGFNHSIAVKSDGSVLCWGYNSNGQCTVPVAASSGVLQAAGGEFFTLALKNDGSVIGWGSNSWGQCTAPGSASSGVVQIAAGKEHSIARKSDGSVVCWGQNVMGQCTVPGSASSGVIQIAGGFQHTVALKSNGSVLCWGDNAFGQCTVPAAANSGVIQIACGNGYFNAALKSDGSVLCWGSNSAGQCTVPVSASSDIIAIGAGQFHTIAIKSGVAAITGVQPAAGPTTGGTSVTINGINMAYTTSVSVNGVPATSLVVVSPTQITAVVPAGTAGLATVTLTTGDGVFPLSNAFYYEESNSCPADLDGSGEVDGGDVGLLLLDFGDCP
- the polA gene encoding DNA polymerase I produces the protein MASLWIIDGHAQFYRAYHAIRSGMTSPITNESTHMVFGFVGVLLKLLREQKPERLILVIDAAGDRGTFRSQIDPEYKANRDAPPDDFRPQVERCLELCKLLGIPVVAVPEVEADDSIATLVKRVRKAHPEWEIRIASRDKDLGQILDEKTALFDASNGNVLTADALWETKGIRPEQVIDMLTLMGDPTDNVPGAKGIGPKTAVSLITQYGSLQGVLDHLDELTPKRREAIEEAKAKFKLGRKLITLKDDCAVPAGIEEPPLKLNEGNRPQVAELMRQLGFHRHQTDLDALLGGAPVPAPAPAAPTTPQEKPAKKKKADDGGPSLFDAVGSGGETTSQTYAIDPLATRDGSYQMISNAEELKSFIEEVRRKKKVMLAFDTETDSIHPSRAGLVGVSLSIAPKSGVYIPLRSPQPDEHMHWKQVLPILKPLLEDASIPKTGHNAKFDIMVLKRHGVELAGLRDDTLISSHLLDSSRMSHGMDALAEMLLGHRNIAISSLIGSGKTQRTFDQVPLPLATEYAAEDADISLRLHQLFAPLIKAMHLEKLLEETELPLVHVLACMEQNGIHVSAEELDRQRVRLEQRSNSLREQVMALSPRPFNLDSPRQLADILFSPAQGELPGLGLHVVKKTQTGASTDVEVLERLANDPKVKTRVPELVLEYRQLTKLVNTYLVALRDAIDPADGRVHASFHQAGTATGRLSSSDPNLQNIPIRSEDGREIRKAFQAEPGHALVSADYSQIELRILAHMSQDEALMQAFREGKDIHKAVAAETFRVPIEQVNDEQRSAAKMVNFGIVYGITPYGLARRLGEKSDYEHARGVIEDYKKRFRGIESFLRRCVEQAKEHGYVQTMLGRRRPIPQVHSKNPNERSLGERMAINTVVQGSAADLIKIAMVRLHEVLKKEFPKAKLILQIHDELLVECPKEQAEAVLKRMKQVMEGAMHLDIPLQADGGIGGDWFDT